In the Helianthus annuus cultivar XRQ/B chromosome 11, HanXRQr2.0-SUNRISE, whole genome shotgun sequence genome, one interval contains:
- the LOC110888110 gene encoding eukaryotic translation initiation factor 5B-like, with protein MKEAAYADELKALVEFKTTRNDWFVKETRRRGRKTTPKVQEGEGSSSQPKKKQKKVAKTLLVDEPEVEEPAVNVEENPYAGIEEVILDLGDLEVEQAASKEAQKEKVIDDIKGDDVDKDTTSSSSSSEDEVDEAERLHIPPDTLEDIGDFGFANDEQVKKLEKKMDGVLNENKVLAAESKKVADREKILEMRVKKLESENKSLLKKIDTDQTEIDFLKVRVSDLEEEKARRDEQNKYFEMKNKELEAAKALKEHKFYMLNKVVESMLETSIEQRFEEIQVEELRAKCQAEIDEQMKDKGKGTEGSVEVVERSIVPFLVIENPVPLSSVSGVFEENVSLENLAGDDNEEDEEEDVEEEASSHGSDNDDDDAQGGMGSKVTEASNERTVDGFLNDSVNEELGGAEGKGESSDAQNVEHVEKLVLRLETNR; from the exons ATGAAGGAAGCAGCCTATGCTGATGAGCTAAAAGCTCTTGTAGAGTTCAAAACCACCCGAAATGACTGGtttgtcaaagaaacaaggaggAGAGGCAGAAAGACCACCCCTAAAGTACAAGAGGGTGAGGGGTCTTCGTCACAACCaaagaaaaagcaaaagaaagTGGCAAAGACATTGCTTGTTGATGAGCCTGAAGTTGAAGAACCGGCTGTGAATGTTGAGGAAAATCCATATGCTGGTATTGAAGAAGTGAtattagatcttggtgatttagAGGTAGAGCAAGCAGCTAGCAAAGAAGCTCAGAAAGAGAAAGTTATTGATGATATCAAAGGTGATGatgttgataaagacactacAAGTTCCTCGAGTTCTTCGGAAGATGAAGTAGATGAAGCTGAAC GTCTTCATATACCTCCTGATACTCTTGAAGATATTGGAGATTTTGGCTTTGCAAATGATGAACAAGTTAAGAAGCTAGAAAAGAAGATGGATGGCGTGTTGAATGAAAACAAAGTGTTAGCAGCTGAGAGCAAGAAAGTAGCCGATCGGGAAAAGATTCTAGAAATGCGTGTAAAGAAGCTAGAATCTGAAAACAAGTCTTTGTTAAAGAAGATTGATACGGATCAGACTGAGATTGATTTCTTGAAGGTGCGAGTGTCTGATCTTGAAGAAGAAAAGGCTCGCAGAGATGAGCAGAATAAGTATTTCGAAATGAAAAACAAAGAGCTTGAGGCTGCGAAGGCTTTGAAAGAGCACAAGTTTTATATGTTGAACAAAGTTGTTGAAAGTATGCTCGAAACGTCAATTGAACAAAGATTCGAAGAGATACAAGTTGAAGAGCTTAGGGCTAAATGCCAAGCTGAGATTGATGAACAGATGAAAGATAAGGGAAAGGGTACGGAAGGCAGCGTGGAAGTAGTTGAAAGATCAATTGTTCCATTTCTTGTTATTGAGAATCCTGTACCGTTATCCTCTGTATCTGGCGTCTTTGAAGAGAATGTATCTTTAGAGAATCTTGCTGGTGATgataatgaagaagatgaagaagaggatGTTGAGGAAGAag CTAGCAGTCATGGTTCTGATAATGACGATGACGATGCTCAAGGTGGTATGGGAAGTAAAGTAACTGAAGCTTCTAATGAAAGAACTGTTGATGGTTTTCTGAATGATTCTGTGAATGAAGAGCTAGGGGGAGCTGaaggaaagggggagtctagtGATGCTCAAaatgttgaacatgttgaaaagttAGTTTTGAGATTGGAAACTAATAGGTAA